The segment GGACTCCACGACCGGGTAGGCAACGGCCTGGCCGTGCGGGGAACGGACGATGTTGGCCGCCAGCTCGCGGACGAAATCGACCTTTTCCTCCGCGAGGACGGGCACCCCGGCACGGAACGGCTCGGCGGCGTCCTTGGAGGATCGTACGACCCAGACCCCCTTGCCGTCATAGCCGCCGCGGACGGTCTTGAGGATCACCGGAAACCCGTCCCCCTCGGCCGCGAAGCGCTCCACGTCCGCAGGGTCGGAGACGATGCGGTGCCGTGGGCAGGGCACGTCGATCGCGTCCAGCTTCGCCCGCATCACCCCCTTGTCCTGGGCGTGCACCAGCGCGTCGGGACCGGGCCGGACGGGGATGCCGTCGGCCTCCAGAGCCCGCAAATGCTCGGCGGGAACGTGCTCGTGATCGAAGGTGATCACATCGCAGCCACGGGCGAAGGCGCGCAGCGTGTCCAGATCGCGGTAGTCGCCAATGACGACATCACCGACCACCTGAGCCGCGGAATCCTGCGGAGTGTCGCTGAGGAGCTTGAACTTGATGCCGAGGGGGATACCCGCCTCGTGGGTCATACGGGCGAGCTGACCGCCGCCGACCATGCCGACTACCGGGAACGTCACGCCCCCCAGGGTATCCGCCCGGCTCCGCTGCCCCGATACCGGCTTGGATGATCCTCTGAGTTCGCGCGTTCGAAGCGGGCCGATGGAAGATCGACACCGGCCCCGGCGCCCGTGCCGGGGTGCGGGACCGGCGCCCGGAGCGGGCCCGGCACAAGGGGAGGCCGGATGGAGCACAGCGGCATATCGAGGGGCACCAGGACGCTGGTGATCGTCGTCGCGATCACCGCGCTGCTGATCGCCCTGCACTCCGTTTTCAGCCAGTTGTCCGCGCCGGAGGTCTATGACGCGGACGACACCGAGATCGTGGTCTCCCCCGGTGACCGCTTCAGCGTGCGGGTCACCGACGACGCCGCCGGCGGCTACCGCTGGATCATCGCCGAGCCGCGCCCCGACCCGGCCGTCCTCAAAGCCACCGGCGGACACCTGGCCACCGGCGGCCCGCCGCCCGCCGGGCCCGCCCGCTACCTGGCCTTCGAGGCCGTCCGCGCGGGCCGTACGGACTTACGGCTGCTGCGCTGCCGACGCTGCGGCCCCGGCGCGGCCGACGAAGCGGGCGCCCGGAGCCTCAATTTCCGTGTCACCGTCGGCTGACCCGGCCGGCCCTTCTGGGGTTGCCCGCGCCCCCGTCGTGTGGCAGGCACTCGCCTCGGGGCGTGGTTAGCATGAGGGAGCGGACCCGGGTTGACGGCCCGCGGAGACCGCATACGACGGGGAGCTGAACGATCACCATGAGTGAACGGAGCGCACTGCGGTCGCGGCTGGAGGCGCTCACTCGTGAACTGGTGAAGTTCGGCGCGGTCGGCGGCGCGGGGGTCGTGGTCAACTTCGCGGTGTTCAACCTCGTACGGCAGCTGACCGAGGTGCCCGTCGTCCGGGCCAGCATCATCGCGACGGTCGTGGCGACCGGCACCAACTACCTCGGCTACCGCTACTTCACCTACCGCGACCGCGACAAGCGGGGCCGCACCAAGGAGCTGACGCTCTTCCTGCTGTTCAGCGCGATCGGCCTGGTGATCGAGAACGGCCTGCTCTACGTCGCGACCTACGGCTTCCACTGGGACAGCCCGCTCCAGAACAACGTCTTCAAGTTCCTCGGCATCGGCGTCGCCACGCTCTTCCGCTTCTGGTCCTACCGCACCTGGGTCTTCCGTACGCTGCCCGCGCGCGAGGCCATAGAGACGGCCGAGTCCTTCCTCGCCGACGGCTCCCGGCGCCCGCGCAGTTCCTCCCGCAAGTAGCCCGGCGCGCTCCGGCCCGGCCGCGCGCGCCCGCCGCTCACTCCTCGGTGGGCTCCGCCTCCCGGGCCAGGAACAGCGCGAAGACCGGCGGATGCTGCTGGAGCAGCTCCAGCCGGCCGCCGTCCGCCTCCGCCAGATCCCGTGCGACGGCCAGCCCCAGCCCGGTGGAGTTGCGGCCGGACACGGTCCGCTCGAAGACCCGTGAGCCGAGGTCCGCCGGCACCCCGGGCCCGGCGTCGGTGACCTCGACGACCGCCTGGTTGCCGGTGACCCGGGTCCGCAGCGCGACCGTCCCGTCGCCGTGCATCAGGGAGTTCTCGATCAGGGTGGCCAGTACCTGGGCGACCGCGCCGGGGGTGCCGACGGCCCGCAGCCCCTTCTTGCCGGAGCGCACGATGGCCCGTCCCGCGCTGCGGTAGGCCGGCCGCCACTCCTCGATCTGCTGCTTGACCACCTCGTCCAGGTCGAAGGCGACCGCCGAGCCGCTGCGCGGGTCCCGGGAGTTGGTCAGCAGCCGCTGGACCACATCCGTCAGCCGCTCCACCTGCGCCAGCGCGATGGTGGCCTCTTCCTTCACGGTGTCCGGATCGTCGGTGAGGGTGATCTCCTCCAGCCGCATGGACAGCGCGGTCAGCGGCGTCCGCAGCTGGTGGGAGGCGTCCGCGGCCAGCCGCCGCTCGGCGGTCAGCATCCGGGCGATCCGCTCCGCGCTGGCGTCCAGCACATCGGCGACCCGGTCCAGTTCCTGGACGCCGTAGCGGCGGTGGCGCGGGCGGGGGTCGCCGGAGCCCAGCCGCTCGGCGGTCTCCGCGAGGTCGGTGAGCGGCGCGGTCAGCCGGCGGCCCTGGCGGACGGCCAGGATCACCGCCGCGATGATCGCCAGCAGTGCCACGGCGAGAATGACCAGCAGCGTCCGGCCGATCTCCGCGCTGACCATGGAGCGGGACTCCTGGACCGCGACGGACTCACCGCGGTCGCCGCGCACCCGGGACTCGATGACATCGCCCGAGGGCCGCTTCCCGATCTCGATCGGCGTCTTGCCGGGCACCGAGATCCGCGCGTACCGCTTGGCGGTGATCTGCTCGGAGAGGATGTCCGGGGTGATCTTCTCGCCGCTGCCCAGCCGGCTCTCCACTATCCCGACGAGCCGGATCGCCTCGGACGCGACGCTCTCCTGCGCACCGGCCTCGATGGTGCGGGTCTCGACGATGACGAGCGAGACACCGAAGACGGCGATCACGACGAGCACCACGGCGAGCGTGGAGTTGATCAGGCGGCGGCGCACGGGTCAGCGGCTCTTTTCAGCTTTTTTCGAAGCGGAAGCCGACACCGCGGACGGTGGCGATGTAGCGGGGGTTGGCGGCATCGTCCCCGAGCTTCTTGCGCAGCCAGGAGATATGCATGTCGAGCGTCTTGGTGGAGGACCACCAGGTGGTGTCCCAGACCTCGCGCATCAGCTGGTCACGGGTGACGACCCGGCCGGCGTCCCGCACCAGGACCCGCAGCAGGTCGAACTCCTTCGCCGTGAGCTGGAGTTCCTCCTCGCCCATCCAGGCGCGGTGCGACTCGACATCGATCCGCACCCCGTGGGTGGCCGGCGGCTGCTGGGGCTCGGCGGTGGAGCCGCGGCGCAGCAGGGCCCGTACGCGGGCGAGGAGTTCGGCGAGCCGGAAGGGCTTGGTGACGTAGTCGTCGGCGCCGGCGTCCAGGCCCACCACGGTGTCCACCTCGTCGGCGCGGGCGGTCAGCACCAGGATGGGGAAGGAGTGGCCTTCGTTGCGCAGCCGACGGGCGACCTCCAGGCCGTCCATCCCGGGCAGCCCCAGGTCCAGGACGACGAGGTCGATGTTCCCCTGGAGACCGGCGTCGAGGGCGGTCGGGCCGTCCTCGCGCACCTCGACTTCGTAACCCTCGCGGCGCAGTGCGCGGGCGAGCGGCTCCGAGATGGACGCGTCATCCTCGGCGAGCAGTACACGGGTCATGGCCCGATGGTAGTCCGATGTACCGGCGCCGAGGGGCGGACCAGCGCGGATGGCCGACGACGGACCGTTCCTGCACCGATAGGGCCCTGAGCTGCACAAGCCTCGGGCGCGCGCGAGAGCGCGTGAGCGAACGGCCGGCGCAGATGGTTCCCCTCGGC is part of the Streptomyces platensis genome and harbors:
- a CDS encoding 5-(carboxyamino)imidazole ribonucleotide synthase, whose amino-acid sequence is MVGGGQLARMTHEAGIPLGIKFKLLSDTPQDSAAQVVGDVVIGDYRDLDTLRAFARGCDVITFDHEHVPAEHLRALEADGIPVRPGPDALVHAQDKGVMRAKLDAIDVPCPRHRIVSDPADVERFAAEGDGFPVILKTVRGGYDGKGVWVVRSSKDAAEPFRAGVPVLAEEKVDFVRELAANIVRSPHGQAVAYPVVESIQVDGVCDTVIAPAPGLDSELAGQAQELALRIAQELGVVGHLAVELFETADGRILVNELAMRPHNSGHWTQDGAITSQFANHVRAVLDLPLGDPRPRARWTVMANVLGGDYPDMYYAYLHCMARDPQLKIHMYGKDVKPGRKVGHVNTYGDDLADVRERAAHAAGYLRGTITE
- a CDS encoding GtrA family protein codes for the protein MSERSALRSRLEALTRELVKFGAVGGAGVVVNFAVFNLVRQLTEVPVVRASIIATVVATGTNYLGYRYFTYRDRDKRGRTKELTLFLLFSAIGLVIENGLLYVATYGFHWDSPLQNNVFKFLGIGVATLFRFWSYRTWVFRTLPAREAIETAESFLADGSRRPRSSSRK
- a CDS encoding ATP-binding protein → MRRRLINSTLAVVLVVIAVFGVSLVIVETRTIEAGAQESVASEAIRLVGIVESRLGSGEKITPDILSEQITAKRYARISVPGKTPIEIGKRPSGDVIESRVRGDRGESVAVQESRSMVSAEIGRTLLVILAVALLAIIAAVILAVRQGRRLTAPLTDLAETAERLGSGDPRPRHRRYGVQELDRVADVLDASAERIARMLTAERRLAADASHQLRTPLTALSMRLEEITLTDDPDTVKEEATIALAQVERLTDVVQRLLTNSRDPRSGSAVAFDLDEVVKQQIEEWRPAYRSAGRAIVRSGKKGLRAVGTPGAVAQVLATLIENSLMHGDGTVALRTRVTGNQAVVEVTDAGPGVPADLGSRVFERTVSGRNSTGLGLAVARDLAEADGGRLELLQQHPPVFALFLAREAEPTEE
- a CDS encoding response regulator transcription factor, with amino-acid sequence MTRVLLAEDDASISEPLARALRREGYEVEVREDGPTALDAGLQGNIDLVVLDLGLPGMDGLEVARRLRNEGHSFPILVLTARADEVDTVVGLDAGADDYVTKPFRLAELLARVRALLRRGSTAEPQQPPATHGVRIDVESHRAWMGEEELQLTAKEFDLLRVLVRDAGRVVTRDQLMREVWDTTWWSSTKTLDMHISWLRKKLGDDAANPRYIATVRGVGFRFEKS